The following are from one region of the Acidimicrobiales bacterium genome:
- a CDS encoding riboflavin kinase → MRREEREYRAVVEARNPLPMEVVVEGIVVPGDRRGRLLGFPTANIVPGGDAELPEDGVFAGRVQRADGSWYGAAVSIGTRPTFHGEDAERLVEAFLLDFDGDLYGERLRVYVGERVRGQQRFESIDALIAQMKRDVEVIRRLLDDI, encoded by the coding sequence TTGCGCCGCGAGGAGAGGGAGTATCGGGCCGTGGTCGAAGCACGGAATCCGCTGCCGATGGAGGTAGTCGTCGAAGGAATCGTCGTCCCCGGGGATCGGCGCGGGCGGCTGCTCGGATTTCCGACGGCGAACATCGTTCCGGGCGGAGACGCGGAGCTCCCGGAGGACGGGGTCTTCGCGGGCCGTGTCCAGCGTGCCGACGGGTCGTGGTACGGCGCTGCGGTCTCGATTGGGACGCGTCCGACATTCCACGGCGAGGACGCCGAGCGACTCGTCGAGGCCTTCCTGCTCGACTTTGACGGCGATCTCTACGGCGAGCGACTACGTGTGTACGTCGGCGAGCGCGTGCGCGGGCAGCAGCGCTTCGAGTCCATCGACGCGCTCATCGCGCAGATGAAGAGGGATGTCGAGGTGATACGGCGCCTGCTGGACGACATCTAA